The Pontibacter korlensis sequence AGTTATCGCCAAATGGTGAGCCTACCTATCAGTTAACTTACAAGAAGAAAGCCGTTATTAAGCAAAGTAAACTGGGCATCGAAACAAAAGATGTACCTTCTTTTATGGATGGCTTTACTGTAACGAATACGGAGCAGAAATCAGTGAATGACACCTGGGAGCCAATCATGGGTGAAGAGAAAACTATCCGTAACAACTATAACGAATTGCTGGTGACGCTAGCGCAGGATGAGCCAAAAGGCCGTCATATCCGCATTCGTTTCCGCTTGTTCAACGACGGACTTGGCTTCCGCTATGAGTTTCCGAAGCAGGATGAGCTAAAGTACTTCATCATTAAGGAAGAGCACACGGAGTTTAACCTCACAGGCGACCATAAGATCTTCTGGATCAGAGGCGACTACGACACAAATGAATATGCTTATACTACCTCGCAGATCTCTGAGATTCCGCAGTTGATTGAAAAAGCTACTCACGATGTGCATGCACAGTATCCTATTGATACGCTGTCTGTTCAGACACCGTCTATGATGAAGTCTGCCGATGGACTGTACATCAACATTCATGAGGCTGCTTTGATCAACTACCCTGCCATGCACCTGAACGTTGATCCAAAGAACTTCAGAATGAGTTCACACCTGACTCCGGATGCTGTTGGTAACAAGGGTTACCTGCAAACTGAAGCACAGACTCCTTGGCGTACGATTGTTGTTAGCGACAAAGCTACAGACATACTTGCCTCTCGTCTTATCCTGAACCTGAACGAGCCTACAAGATATGAGGACGTATCATGGATAAAGCCTGTGAAGTACATTGGTGTTTGGTGGGAATACTTTGTGGCAGGCAAGAGCACTTGGGCTTACGGCACTGAAACAAACGTAAAACTGAGCGATGACCCGAACAAGCTTACTCCAAGCGGTCGCCACGGTGCCACTACTGAAAATGTAAAGCGCCACATCGACTTTGCTGCAAAGCATGGTTTTGATGCTGTACTGGTAGAAGGCTGGAACGTTGGCTGGGAAGACTGGTTTGGCAACTGGAAAGAAGAAGTTTTCGACTTTGTAACGCCTTATCCTGATTTTGATGTGAAAGGCCTGCAGCAGTATGCAGAGTCAAAAGGTGTGAAACTTATGATGCACCACGAAACATCAGGTTCTGCCACCAACTATGAGCGCCGTATACACGAGGCTTTCCAGTTTATGCAGGACCATGGCTACAATGCTGTAAAAACAGGCTATGTAGGCAAAATCATCCCTCGCGGAGAGCACCACGACGGCCAGTGGATGGTAAACCACTATATCTACGTAGCCAACACAGCTGCAAAGTATAAGATCATGATCAACAGCCACGAGGCAGTTCGTCCTACAGGCGTGCACCGCACTTTCCCTAACTGGATTGCGCAGGAGTCAGCCCGTGGTACTGAGTTTGAATCTATGGGTGGCCTTGCTCCAGACCATACTACTATTCTGCCGTTTACCCGTTTGATGGGTGGTCCGATGGACTATACACCAGGTATCTTCCAGACCGACCTTTCTTATTACGGTACTGGCAGCAATCAGCGTGTAAACACAACACTGGTAAAGCAGCTGGCTTACTACGTAACGATGTACAGCCCACTACAAATGGCAGCTGATCTTCCAGAAAACTATGAGCGTTTCCCGGATGCATTCCAGTTCATCAAGGATGTTGCCGTAGACTGGGACAACACCTACATCCAGGAAGCTGAGCCAGGCGATTATGTTACCATCGCCCGTAAAGCCAAAGGCAAAAACGAGTGGTACATTGGTGGTGTAACCGATGAGAACGCCCGTACGGCTACAATCAAGTTTGACTACTTGCCAAAAGGCAAAAACTACATCGCTACTATCTACGCCGATGCTAAAGATGCCAGCTGGAACAAGAATCCTCAGAAATATACAATCCGTAAGGTGATTGTTAATTCTAAAAGTGTACTGAAGCAAGCTTTAGCGCCAGGCGGCGGTGTTGCCGTTAGCGTGAAAGAAGGCAGCAAGAATGACATGAAAGGACTGAAAAAGCTGTAATAATTATCAGCTTTTAAGTAAGATAGGGCGCGGTGTAACAAACACTGCGCCCTATTGCTTTATACTAGTCTGAACGACCCATACCAGGCCAATGTGCCTTACGAGAAAATGCCAAAGAAAGCCCT is a genomic window containing:
- a CDS encoding glycoside hydrolase family 97 protein, yielding MLRRFSLFLFLCTLTTLVNAQVITSPDKNLAMKFELSPNGEPTYQLTYKKKAVIKQSKLGIETKDVPSFMDGFTVTNTEQKSVNDTWEPIMGEEKTIRNNYNELLVTLAQDEPKGRHIRIRFRLFNDGLGFRYEFPKQDELKYFIIKEEHTEFNLTGDHKIFWIRGDYDTNEYAYTTSQISEIPQLIEKATHDVHAQYPIDTLSVQTPSMMKSADGLYINIHEAALINYPAMHLNVDPKNFRMSSHLTPDAVGNKGYLQTEAQTPWRTIVVSDKATDILASRLILNLNEPTRYEDVSWIKPVKYIGVWWEYFVAGKSTWAYGTETNVKLSDDPNKLTPSGRHGATTENVKRHIDFAAKHGFDAVLVEGWNVGWEDWFGNWKEEVFDFVTPYPDFDVKGLQQYAESKGVKLMMHHETSGSATNYERRIHEAFQFMQDHGYNAVKTGYVGKIIPRGEHHDGQWMVNHYIYVANTAAKYKIMINSHEAVRPTGVHRTFPNWIAQESARGTEFESMGGLAPDHTTILPFTRLMGGPMDYTPGIFQTDLSYYGTGSNQRVNTTLVKQLAYYVTMYSPLQMAADLPENYERFPDAFQFIKDVAVDWDNTYIQEAEPGDYVTIARKAKGKNEWYIGGVTDENARTATIKFDYLPKGKNYIATIYADAKDASWNKNPQKYTIRKVIVNSKSVLKQALAPGGGVAVSVKEGSKNDMKGLKKL